The genomic region CAAAGGATCCCTACGCCGCGTTCGCGAAAATGTCCGCGTTGTTCGACCACCGCCCGGCATTCGTGCCGGGCATCCACGCCAGCGCGGCGATCGACCCGTCGGCGGAGATCGCGCCCGACGCCAGCATCGCGGCCTTCGTCAGCATCGGCCCGCGTACGCGCGTGGATGCCGGGGCCTTCATCGGCCCGGGCTGCGTCATCGGCGAGGACTGCGCGATCGGCGCCGGCAGCGAACTGAGCGCACGCGTCACCCTGGTCCGTCGCGTGCGCCTCGGCCGCAGGGTGCTGATCCATCCCGGCGCGGTGCTCGGGGCGGACGGCTTCGGCCTCGCGATGGAGCACGGCCACTGGCTCAAGGTGCCGCAACTCGGCGGCGTGACCATCGGCGACGATTGCGAGATCGGCGCCAACACCACCATCGACCGCGGCGCGCTCGACGATACCGTGCTCGAAGAAGACGTGCGCCTCGACAACCAGATCCAGATCGGCCACAACGCGCGTATCGGCGCGCACACCGCGATGGCAGGCTGTTCCGCCGTCGCCGGCAGCGCCACCATCGGCCGCTACTGCCTGATCGGCGGCGGCGC from Lysobacter sp. harbors:
- the lpxD gene encoding UDP-3-O-(3-hydroxymyristoyl)glucosamine N-acyltransferase, translating into MPTHHHTAAALAERFDLILRGDGERRIDGVATLARAGASQLAFLANPRYRSQLDDCRAGLVVMREEDAEGYARDALIAKDPYAAFAKMSALFDHRPAFVPGIHASAAIDPSAEIAPDASIAAFVSIGPRTRVDAGAFIGPGCVIGEDCAIGAGSELSARVTLVRRVRLGRRVLIHPGAVLGADGFGLAMEHGHWLKVPQLGGVTIGDDCEIGANTTIDRGALDDTVLEEDVRLDNQIQIGHNARIGAHTAMAGCSAVAGSATIGRYCLIGGGAGILGHLEVCDRVVVTAMSLVTSTIREPGEYSSGTPLMDNRSWRKSAARFKQLDALARDIGGRNKEPR